A region of Streptomyces sp. NBC_01788 DNA encodes the following proteins:
- a CDS encoding lysophospholipid acyltransferase family protein: MYGLWRPRVLGAWKVPATGPVILAVNHAHNVDGPMVMGVAPRPVHFLIKKEAFVGPLGSFLTGIGQLQVDRHSADRSAITRALGVLKQGGVLGIFPEGTRGDGDFASLRAGLAYFAVRSGAPIVPVAVLGSSEQRGRLIKGLPPLRHRVDVVFGEPFEAGDDGGRRTRRALDEATERIQKQLTDHLENARRLTGRQGDT; encoded by the coding sequence ATGTACGGGCTGTGGCGCCCGCGCGTGCTGGGTGCCTGGAAGGTGCCCGCCACCGGCCCGGTGATCCTCGCGGTCAACCACGCGCACAACGTCGACGGCCCGATGGTCATGGGCGTGGCACCCCGGCCGGTGCACTTCCTGATCAAGAAGGAGGCGTTCGTCGGCCCGCTCGGCTCGTTCCTGACCGGCATCGGCCAGCTCCAGGTGGACCGGCACTCCGCGGACCGTTCGGCGATCACACGGGCGCTCGGTGTCCTGAAGCAGGGCGGCGTCCTCGGGATCTTCCCCGAAGGCACCCGGGGTGACGGCGACTTCGCCTCGCTGCGGGCCGGGCTCGCCTACTTCGCGGTCCGCAGCGGCGCCCCGATCGTCCCGGTGGCCGTGCTGGGAAGTTCCGAGCAGCGCGGACGGTTGATAAAGGGGCTGCCTCCGCTGCGCCACCGGGTCGACGTAGTCTTCGGCGAACCGTTCGAAGCGGGCGACGACGGCGGGCGGCGTACGCGCCGGGCCCTGGACGAGGCCACCGAGCGCATCCAGAAGCAGCTCACCGAC